A window of Thermoproteus sp. genomic DNA:
ACTATCACGAGAGGCCACTGGTCGGCGGCGCCAGCGCCGACTGGGACCACCCCGTTGGACTTAAGCTCCTGCACGTAGGACATAAACTGGCCCCAGTTCCACCGCTGGTCGACGGTCTGGGGCATGGGTATTCCGTATTTCTGCATGGTGGGCACATAGACGTATATGCCCGGCTTGCTCCACGCGTCTACGGGAACTCCATATATATGGCCGCTGACGTTCACGGGCTCTAGGTAGTAAGGTATGAGCTGGCCCAAGACGCCGCTCTGCTGTAGATAGGGCGTTAGGTCCGTCAGGTAGCCCCCTTCGGCCAGTTGCCTCGCCAGACTAACAGGCGCGAATATCACCACGTCAAACGGCGGCGTGCCGCTCGTGATCTGTTGGGCCTCTGTGCCGTAGTCGGTGGTCCCTACGTACTCTATCTTCACATGGTACATCTGCTCGAAGGGCTTAATGAGGCTGAGGAATATCTGGCCCTCGGGAGTGTTGGTGCCCCACGGGCCGTATACGACCAGCACTTGCTGCGGCGCCGTCGTGGTTGGAGCCGCCGTCGAGGTGGACGTAGTAGTGCTCGTCGAGGTTGAGGTCGCAGTCGGGATGCTTGTTGAGGTGGACGTGGTCGGAGGGGCCGTCGGCGGCCTATATGTGGCCAGAACGGCCGCGATTATCACGATAATCACCACGATGACTATTACCGCTACGGTTGTTGCACGCGATAACCCGCGCGTCATGGATATCTTAATCTTATCTGTTATTTATTCGTTAATATTCTTTATATTTAAAAAGAAATTTGTCTATTAACATATATTGTTAACATATAAAAATATAACTTAAAGTACTTTAATTTAGGAGTTTAAAAGAAATATTTTTTACAGCATCTCTTATTAAGTTTTTGTGGGGGTTTTCATTATTAGGAAGGCAACGCCGGCCAGTATATCGGCTATGAGCATCAAGATGAGACCCACGAGGATTATGGTCAACACGGCCCCCCAGTAATAGAGCGTGCCGGCGGTCTCGAATAGGCTCTCGCCGCTCCTTTTGGCCATCGCCGACATGACGTTCCTATACCTTCTGGCCGACATCAAGTAGAGGATCCACCCTAACACCACCGCGACTATGAAGACTATTAAGCTGAATCCCCCGGTGAACAGCCTCCCGGACATCAACGCCCCAATGGAGAAGACGCCCAGCGAGAAGGCGACCGCCAGCACTATTATGGCGATTACGACGAATATGAACCAATAGACCGCGTCGTTCCTCATGGCCTGATCGCCGTAGAAATCAGCCAGCGATATCAAGCCCACCAGCAACAAGACGGCGCCTATCAGGCCGACCACGCCGCGCCCGAGGGGGCCCAAGGCGGCCAGTATGGCGCCTACGCCCGCCAATATCTTGGCCATTTCTGCTTCCATGGGGGTCCCTACGCGCCCTTAATTAAGCTTTCGCCGGGGCGAAACGGTTATTAAGCCCCTCGTGGTAGCGGCCATGTCTTTCGATATATCGAATGAGAAATTCGACGTGAGGTACGCCTGGAGGGCCGCGCCCATATTGGGCTCGGTGGCCCTCGTGGTGATGTATACAGAGGCTATGTTGATGCCGTCTCTGCCTAAAATACAGGAGGAGTTCAATGTAACGCCTGCGGAGGCCTCTTGGATCCTCACCATATACCTCATCGTGGGCACCATAAGCGCGGCCCTCTTCGGTAGCCTCGGCGATATCTACGGCAAGAAGAAGATGTTGACGTTGGTCCTCTCGATATATTCGGTGGCTGTGACCTTCACGGGATACGCGCCGAGCTTCCCCATATTGTTGTTGGCCAGAGCCCTACAGGGGCTGGGCATGGCCATGTTCCCCCTGGCCTTCTCCCTAATTAGGGAGGAATTCCCGCCGCAGATGGTCCCCACGGCTCAGGGAATCGTCAGCGCCATGTTCGGGGCCGGCATAATTGTGGCGTTGCCCTTGGGGGCCTATATAAGCCAGAACTTCGGCTGGCGGGCGACATACCATACAGTGACTCCCTTCGCCGTCCTCATGACAGTCCTGATAGGGATATACATAAGGGAGAGTAGATACAGGACGCCACGGCGTATAGACTACGCCGGAATCGGACTCTTCGCCCTCACCGCCTCCTCCTTCTTGGTGGCGGTCTCGGAGGCGCCCAATTGGGGCTGGACGGCGCCCCAGACCCTCGCCTTCTTCGCGCTCTCGGCCGCCTCTGCCTCAGCCTTCGTCGTCCAGGAGCTCTACGCCGAAGAGCCCTTCATCCCCAGAGACATACTGAACAGGAACGTAATCGCGGCGACTGTGGCTATACTCATGGTGGCATACGCCTTCCAGATGAGTAGCCAGAACCTCTCCTATCTGTTCGAGATGCCTCCCCCCTACGGCTACGGCTTGAGTATACTCGACACGGGCCTCTACATAACTCCCATGGCCATAGTCCAAATAGTGGGCGCGCCCATAGCGGGGAGGCTCCTCTGGAGGGTTGGCGCCAAGAGGATGTCGGCCTTGGGGGTCGTCGTGGCCGTAGTCGGCTTCCAGCTGGCCTCGGCCTTCGCATATTCGGGCGTCTGGCACCTCATAGGCTATATGTCCATAGGCTTCCTGGGCCTCGCGCTCCTCAACGTCTCGCTCATAAACCTCCTGACGTTCTCGGTGCCGAGGAACCGCTTGGGGGCCGCCACCGGCCTCAATACGGTCTTTAGGAACTTCGGCTCGGCCATAGCTCCGGCCGTCGCGGGGACCGTCCTGACGACCTTCACCACCATCGCGTATTACTCTCTAGGCGGCTACACGGCCTTCTTCTCGGTGCCCGCCAGAATCGCCTACTCCATAAATTTCGACATCGCCACTGCCATGTTCATACTGGCGCTCATACCAATAGCCCTCGCCAGGGAGGTCTTCACCAAAGAGGTTAGGGAGTCCTTCAATAGGGCTAACGGAGCTCTGCGGGGCCCCATCGGCGAATAAAAAACAATGGATGCCGTCGTAACTAGGGACTTAACAAAAATATATTCTAATGGAGTCAAGGCTCTCGACCGCGTTGATCTAAACGTGAAGGAGGGGCTTATTTTCGCCGTATTGGGGCCGAACGGCGCGGGCAAGACTACCTTAATAAGGATTTTGACTACTCAGATAAGGCCGAGCTCAGGATCTGCATATGTGTTAGGCCACGACGTAGTCGAAGAGGGGTCTAGAGTCAGAGAGGTAATAGGATATGTGCCTCAAGAATTTAGCGTATGGAACGACCTAACGGGCTACGAGAACTTAGTGATATACTCGAAATTATACGGCGTAGAAAGGAGGGAGAGGGGTAGAGTTATCAGAGAGGTGCTTGACCTTATGGGGTTGTCGGATGCCGCTAATAGGCTCGTTAGGACGTACTCTGGGGGCATGATTAGGAGGCTTGAGATAGGTTGCGCCTTATTGAAAAGACCCAGGGTGTTATTCTTAGACGAACCGACAGTGGGGCTCGATCCGGCAACTCGACATCTGATTTGGGCTAAACTTTCAGAGTTGAAGAGACAAGGCACAACTATATTTTTCAGTACCCACTATATGGATGAAGCAGAGCAATATGCCGACGAAGTTGCGTTGATAAATAGGGGAAGGATAGTCGTCAAGGGGACTGTAGAGGCGCTCAAAAGAGATGTCGGTAGTAATTCAATAGTTCTCGAAGTCGATAATGCGGACAAGGCGGCTGAGGCGCTGAGGGGTATAGGCGGCGAGGTTTTACTCGACAAAAATAGAGTAGTGGTCTTGACCGATATGGCCGAGGAGATGTTGCCAGAACTTGTAATAAGGGTCTATCGGAGCGGCCTACACATAAAGAAGATATATGTCAAGAATGTTACTCTCGACGACGTCTTCATGAAGTATGTGGGCGAAGTCGCCGAGAGCGGGGATTTAATTTCGGCGAGGGTTGTCAGGAGGGCAATAAAAAAGGCATGAAGATAGGTAGGGCTATAGAAGTGACGCTGGCAATGATGGAGTTAGAGACTAGAAGGCTACGGCACGACTACACCGAGGTGATCACCCGATCGGTCCAGCCGCTCCTCTGGCTTTTAGTGTTCGGGCCGATAATGGCTAGGACTAGGGCGATACCGACTGGAGGAATTCCATATATGGCCTACTTGGCGCCAGGCGTTATGGTCCAGTCGATAACTTTCATCTCAATTTTCTACGGGCTCAACATAATATGGGAGGGAGAATCTGGGATTCTTAAGCGTCTGCTCACAACGCCTATACCGCGTCTTTCAATTGTGGTGGGTAGGGCCTCAGCGGCCTTCATAAGGGCGTTGGCGCAAATGGCCGTAGTGATGTTAATTTCGGAATTAGTGGGAGTCGCATTGTCTATTAATATGATCACTATAATATTATCTATGTTTATAGTATATATACTTTCATTAGGTCTTGCATCGTTATCTATATTCATAGCTACATTCATGAAGACAAGAGAGAGATTTATGGGCATAGGTCAAGCCATCACTATGCCTCTATGGTTCGCCAGCAACGCCATATATCCCACTGCCATAATGCCGACGCCGCTTAGGCTAATCGCAATGGGCAACCCCTTGACATATGGCGTAGACGCGTTAAGGAGACTGCTCGTATTCAACGAGCTCGACATAGAGGCCGATGTGGTGGCCTTGGTGTTTTTTGCGGTTGTAGTTATGGTCCTGGCTAGTCTCAACTTCAGGAGGGTTATCCAATAGGAGCTTAGTTAGGCGGCATGGCGCTTGGTGAGGTATAGAATCGCCATGAGGTAGCGCCTCAACTGTTGCGTAATGAGGAAGTTGCGCCTCACGTGGTCGCGCCCCGCCTCGCCCATCTCCTCCCTGACCTTTTTGTTCTTTAGGAGGTAGACGAGGTAGTGGGCTGCGGCCTTCGGCGTGTCGACAAGGAAGCCCGTGACGCCATTTATCACCTGTATCCTTATCCCGCCCGTGTTGCCCCCTATGACGGGCTTCTTCTTCCACAAGGCCTCGCTGACGGTCAGGCCGAAGCCCTCCCTTATGGACTTCTGCATGACTACAGTGGCGGCCCTCTGGAACGCATTGACCTCTATGTGGCTGTTGGGCGGCAACATGAGGAGATGTATATCCTTCTCGCCGCCGGCGGCCCTTACAGTCTCCTGATAGACAACCTCGCCCTCCGGGTCGTCTGTGGCGGGGCTACCCAAATATACCAGCTGGGCGTCCGGCACGTGGCGCTTCGCCAGCCGGAACGCCTCTATCACGCCTATAGGGTCCTTGGCCCTGTCGAATCTAGACACTTGGAGGACCAGCGGCCTGTCCCTATCAACGCCGAACTTCTCGACTATCCTATCTATTGTGGTCTGGGGCAGAGGTATGTTCTTGGGGCTCAGCGGATCTATGGAGGGCGGTATGGCTATTTGCGGTATGTCGAGGTCGTCTCTGGCGAATTCAGGTATGGAGACTATCATGCCGTTGTATTGAGAGATATAACGCCTCAAGAAGCCCCAGACCTTGGGGTGGGGATTGCTTATGTCTATATGGCAACGCCAAATCCATGTCCCCTTCTTTCTGTACTTTATCAAGCCGGCCGGCTGAGGGTCGTGTATGAACACTACGTCGTAGTCCAGCGGTATCTCGCTGGCGTTTATCTCCTGCCACTTCTCGTATGTCTTGAAGTACTCGTCTGGTATCTCGCCGACGCCCGTCTGAAGCGCGTTGTGGAAGGACTTCGTGACGGTGAAGAACTCGGGCTCCCCCCTTATGACCTTCCAGTCCGCGTTCAAGCCGAGCTCCCTCATCAGAGGCACCATCCTGTGGAGTATTTCCGCAACGCCGCCGCCAGCCGCCGTGGAGTTTACGTGGAGGATAGAGAGGTCTTTAAGCCTCTCCGCGTATTTAAATATGGCGTTCAGCTCGTGTTCCCCTATGAACTCCACGTAGCGTTCGATCATAGGAGCTCTCTCTCGAGGGTCCTCACGACCTCCGACTTCAACTCCTCCTCGTTATTGAATATCAGAGGGTCTATCCTCGATAGGGCCTCGGCGGCCTCTATCAGGCCGAACTCCTCCTCAAGCCACTTGGAGAAGTCGTTCCTGCCAGAGCCCAGGACTCTAGCGGTGACGAAGTGGTACGCCACGGACTCGGCCGGCGCCGCCCCGATTGCGTCTAGGAATTCGGCGAGGGTCTCAGCCTTGAGCCCCGTCTCGTAGGTTATGGGAACCATGCTGACGAAGACGAACTCCCTCCTCGCCGGCCTCTCGTCGGCTCTGGGCTCTAGCACCGCCAGTAGCTCCTTCCTCACGTCCTCCACTGTGGCCGGCTCCGCGCCCGATATGCTGGAGAGCTCTATGGCCAAATTCTCGTCGTTTAGCTCCTCGGCGACCCATATGGCGAAGTCGTTGTTGTAGTAGGGCCTAAGTAGGTGCTTCGCGAAGACCGTATGGAATACGTGGTGGAAAATAGTGCCCGCGTCGGCCTCTCTGATGCCTGCGGCGAGCTCCTTTAGGTTCTTGGCCCTCCTCTTGGTGTACAACGAGAGGTAGTAGGCGGACTTAAAGACAAACGGCTTCCTGGCCTTTTTATCTAGGTCCATGAGCCTTTTTGTACTCCTATTTTTGTTTTTGCCGCCAAGTTCATAAGCGCGGCGCCTCGCACCTCTGTGGAGTGGATAGAAAAAGTGGCGCGTTTTAGGAACAGCGCAAATAGGGCATTTCTGGAGGGCGACTACGACCTCGCCTGCTTCTTGGCGCAACAAGCCGTTGAGCTGGTCTTGAGGGGCGTTCTGCTGAGGGAGATAGGCGCACGCCCCCTCACCCACAGCCTATACGAGCTGGCTAAGAGGCTCGCCCAGCTACGCGGCGGAGATCTCGACGAGAGGCTCGCCAAATGCGCCAAGTCGCTGGAGGAGCATTACATCCAGGCGAGGTATCCGGACGCCAGACTGGGCCCGTATGAGAGGTGGGAGGCGGAGGGCTGTCTGTCTTGTATGGAGGAGCTATGGCGCTGGATAGGTGGATAGAGATATCGAGGGCGAGGAGCCGCGAGATCTCGCGGCTGGCGGCCAGCTTCGTCGAGGAGGCTTGCCGAAAAGGCGACGTGGTGCTCTTCGGCTCTAGGGCCAGGGGGACTTGGCACGCCCTTAGCGATTGGGACCTAGCCCTGTTGGTTAGAGGCGGGGAGTACCGAGTGGAGAGTAGGGAGTTCGGACAGGTCTTCTACATCCCCCTCGAGGGGCTCGGAGAGGTGTTAAGGTTCAGCATGGTGGTACTGGACATAGCCCACGACGGGGTCCTGCTGTGCGGCCGCGGCGATTTGTGGCAGGAATTCCGCGCCTCCGTGTACGTCTACATTAGGGAGAGGGGCCTCGTCAGGACGGAGGCCGGCTGGTTCCCCAAATTTTAATAATACGTTTCGTAGGGGGACGTGGAGAAGCGGGTCATATTCCACGACCTAATCACGCTGGACGAGGCGACCG
This region includes:
- a CDS encoding ABC transporter permease, giving the protein MKIGRAIEVTLAMMELETRRLRHDYTEVITRSVQPLLWLLVFGPIMARTRAIPTGGIPYMAYLAPGVMVQSITFISIFYGLNIIWEGESGILKRLLTTPIPRLSIVVGRASAAFIRALAQMAVVMLISELVGVALSINMITIILSMFIVYILSLGLASLSIFIATFMKTRERFMGIGQAITMPLWFASNAIYPTAIMPTPLRLIAMGNPLTYGVDALRRLLVFNELDIEADVVALVFFAVVVMVLASLNFRRVIQ
- a CDS encoding HEPN domain-containing protein yields the protein MEWIEKVARFRNSANRAFLEGDYDLACFLAQQAVELVLRGVLLREIGARPLTHSLYELAKRLAQLRGGDLDERLAKCAKSLEEHYIQARYPDARLGPYERWEAEGCLSCMEELWRWIGG
- a CDS encoding DUF5752 family protein, whose product is MDLDKKARKPFVFKSAYYLSLYTKRRAKNLKELAAGIREADAGTIFHHVFHTVFAKHLLRPYYNNDFAIWVAEELNDENLAIELSSISGAEPATVEDVRKELLAVLEPRADERPARREFVFVSMVPITYETGLKAETLAEFLDAIGAAPAESVAYHFVTARVLGSGRNDFSKWLEEEFGLIEAAEALSRIDPLIFNNEEELKSEVVRTLERELL
- a CDS encoding glycosyltransferase; translated protein: MIERYVEFIGEHELNAIFKYAERLKDLSILHVNSTAAGGGVAEILHRMVPLMRELGLNADWKVIRGEPEFFTVTKSFHNALQTGVGEIPDEYFKTYEKWQEINASEIPLDYDVVFIHDPQPAGLIKYRKKGTWIWRCHIDISNPHPKVWGFLRRYISQYNGMIVSIPEFARDDLDIPQIAIPPSIDPLSPKNIPLPQTTIDRIVEKFGVDRDRPLVLQVSRFDRAKDPIGVIEAFRLAKRHVPDAQLVYLGSPATDDPEGEVVYQETVRAAGGEKDIHLLMLPPNSHIEVNAFQRAATVVMQKSIREGFGLTVSEALWKKKPVIGGNTGGIRIQVINGVTGFLVDTPKAAAHYLVYLLKNKKVREEMGEAGRDHVRRNFLITQQLRRYLMAILYLTKRHAA
- a CDS encoding MFS transporter produces the protein MSFDISNEKFDVRYAWRAAPILGSVALVVMYTEAMLMPSLPKIQEEFNVTPAEASWILTIYLIVGTISAALFGSLGDIYGKKKMLTLVLSIYSVAVTFTGYAPSFPILLLARALQGLGMAMFPLAFSLIREEFPPQMVPTAQGIVSAMFGAGIIVALPLGAYISQNFGWRATYHTVTPFAVLMTVLIGIYIRESRYRTPRRIDYAGIGLFALTASSFLVAVSEAPNWGWTAPQTLAFFALSAASASAFVVQELYAEEPFIPRDILNRNVIAATVAILMVAYAFQMSSQNLSYLFEMPPPYGYGLSILDTGLYITPMAIVQIVGAPIAGRLLWRVGAKRMSALGVVVAVVGFQLASAFAYSGVWHLIGYMSIGFLGLALLNVSLINLLTFSVPRNRLGAATGLNTVFRNFGSAIAPAVAGTVLTTFTTIAYYSLGGYTAFFSVPARIAYSINFDIATAMFILALIPIALAREVFTKEVRESFNRANGALRGPIGE
- a CDS encoding nucleotidyltransferase domain-containing protein, translated to MALDRWIEISRARSREISRLAASFVEEACRKGDVVLFGSRARGTWHALSDWDLALLVRGGEYRVESREFGQVFYIPLEGLGEVLRFSMVVLDIAHDGVLLCGRGDLWQEFRASVYVYIRERGLVRTEAGWFPKF
- a CDS encoding ATP-binding cassette domain-containing protein, with amino-acid sequence MDAVVTRDLTKIYSNGVKALDRVDLNVKEGLIFAVLGPNGAGKTTLIRILTTQIRPSSGSAYVLGHDVVEEGSRVREVIGYVPQEFSVWNDLTGYENLVIYSKLYGVERRERGRVIREVLDLMGLSDAANRLVRTYSGGMIRRLEIGCALLKRPRVLFLDEPTVGLDPATRHLIWAKLSELKRQGTTIFFSTHYMDEAEQYADEVALINRGRIVVKGTVEALKRDVGSNSIVLEVDNADKAAEALRGIGGEVLLDKNRVVVLTDMAEEMLPELVIRVYRSGLHIKKIYVKNVTLDDVFMKYVGEVAESGDLISARVVRRAIKKA
- a CDS encoding DUF996 domain-containing protein, with protein sequence MEAEMAKILAGVGAILAALGPLGRGVVGLIGAVLLLVGLISLADFYGDQAMRNDAVYWFIFVVIAIIVLAVAFSLGVFSIGALMSGRLFTGGFSLIVFIVAVVLGWILYLMSARRYRNVMSAMAKRSGESLFETAGTLYYWGAVLTIILVGLILMLIADILAGVAFLIMKTPTKT